A genomic window from Phoenix dactylifera cultivar Barhee BC4 unplaced genomic scaffold, palm_55x_up_171113_PBpolish2nd_filt_p 000007F, whole genome shotgun sequence includes:
- the LOC103709208 gene encoding uncharacterized protein LOC103709208, which translates to MATCFDRWEKDPFFAAAEEVQESADRMESVYRRWIYERKAASSGAGNGEDVSGELLGELHTALGTAKWQLEELDRAVRSCDEACSAGQDARTRHSQFVAAIGNQILLVENSLRELTHEEGKAMAWVQLDEGERDELALFLSCPLPELEKLVTVPSVGEVKIEGNHLKMNGEAECPKNISQSYELDRREREEENVQQHRRTASANADIGVWKISVSDEEAPRRSFDKRPNLPPPKIPSLSCLTKALESTSRMNLSKNGYRKWKGGAQHQEEELIPLRNNQLSRGNDACYEKSKSCLSSYGDESYDKQLYGWFGALQRQFQRSQYQIQYGRPIQTILWATLVLVLLVLLTLSAI; encoded by the exons ATGGCTACGTGCTTCGATCGGTGGGAGAAGGATCCGTTCTTCGCAGCCGCGGAGGAGGTCCAGGAATCCGCTGACAG GATGGAATCCGTTTACAGAAGATGGATTTATGAGAGGAAAGCGGCTTCTAGCGGCGCTGGAAATGGTGAAGACGTCTCCGGGGAACTCCTCGGGGAGCTTCACACGGCACTCGGCACGGCAAAATGGCAG CTTGAGGAGTTGGATCGGGCGGTTAGGTCGTGCGATGAGGCTTGCTCGGCCGGGCAGGACGCAAGGACCCGGCACAGCCAATTTGTTGCGGCGATTGGGAATCAGATATTGCTGGTGGAGAATTCTTTGAGGGAATTGACACATGAGGAGGGGAAAGCTATGGCCTGGGTTCAATTGGATGAAGGAGAGCGGGATGAGCTCGCTCTTTTCTTGTCCTGTCCCTTGCCAGAACTAGAGAAATTGGTGACTGTTCCTTCTGTTGGTGAGGTGAAGATAGAGGGCAATCATCTGAAGATGAATGGAGAGGCTGAATGCCCGAAGAATATTTCCCAATCATATGAGTTGGATAggagggaaagagaggaggagaatgtGCAACAGCACCGGAGGACAGCAAGTGCTAATGCTGATATTGGGGTATGGAAGATTTCGGTTTCTGACGAAGAAGCTCCAAGGAGATCATTTGACAAGCGGCCCAATTTACCCCCTCCAAAGATACCCAGCTTATCTTGCTTAACAAAGGCTTTAGAATCAACATCTAGGATGAACTTGTCTAAAAATGGCTATAGGAAATGGAAAGGTGGGGCTCAACATCAAGAGGAAGAATTGATCCCATTACGAAACAATCAATTGAGTCGG GGAAATGATGCATGCTATGAGAAAAGTAAGAGCTGCCTTAGTAGTTATGGTGATGAATCTTATGATAAACAGCTCTATGGGTGGTTTGGAGCTCTTCAAAGACAGTTTCAAAGGTCTCAGTATCAAATCCAGTATGGCCGTCCTATTCAAACTATCCTCTGGGCCACTCTCGTACTTGTATTACTTG TCTTATTGACGCTGAGTGCAATATAG
- the LOC103709207 gene encoding probable E3 ubiquitin-protein ligase RHY1A, which translates to MTIATKLFYHWRSRTGRTSEPEPGLDATLRLPRGRRSNGGHQPREDGARRSHPGTHHGRHQRASPTLHEQIWSDHRGTSEFEVGNRSSGGIQSCRDSGPRRTRDESDDRLPGAVVQARARLLEKLRSVDVTGSRQSTSSSGISLNERSCSDDLSVIVSGDWAAKIQRECSESGIPLAVLTLRRDRAPSFCDTSRKPPGLSCDKLGLQREVFRCAEEGGVAKASFECCICLERFLEGDELIRLQCGHRFHPSCLEPWLPTHHDCPYCRSSITS; encoded by the exons ATGACGATTGCTACGAAGCTGTTCTACCACTGGAGGTCTCGGACGGGCCGTACCTCGGAGCCGGAGCCAGGGCTGGACGCGACTCTCCGCCTTCCTCGTGGTCGTCGCAGCAACGGCGGCCATCAACCCCGTGAGGATGGTGCGCGGCGTTCCCACCCGGGGACTCACCATGGCAGGCACCAACGCGCCTCCCCGACA TTACATGAACAGATTTGGTCGGACCATAGAGGCACGAGTGAATTTGAGGTAGGTAACCGCAGCAGTGGTGGGATACAGAGTTGCAGAGACAGTGGGCCGAGACGAACCAGAGATGAGTCAGATGATCGACTTCCTGGTGCTGTGGTACAGGCACGGGCAAGGCTTCTTGAAAAACTGCGGAGTGTTGATGTTACAGGAAGCAG GCAAAGCACCTCATCTTCAGGCATCTCCCTGAATGAACGTTCATGTAGTGATGACTTGAGCGTCATCGTCTCTGGGGATTGGGCAGCCAAAATTCAAAGGGAATGCTCTGAATCCGGGATACCCCTTGCTGTGCTTACACTTCGAAGAGATCGAGCACCTTCTTTCTGTGATACGAGCAGGAAGCCCCCTGGACTTAGCTGCGACAAACTTGGGCTACAACGAGAAGTTTTCAGATGTGCAGAAGAAGGTGGAGTTGCAAAAGCATCCTTTGAGTGCTGTATATGTCTGGAGAGGTTTCTGGAGGGGGATGAACTGATACGGCTGCAGTGTGGGCATAGATTCCATCCAAGTTGTTTAGAGCCATGGCTGCCGACCCATCATGATTGCCCTTACTGTCGATCAAGCATCACCTCTTGA